In a genomic window of Cuculus canorus isolate bCucCan1 chromosome 4, bCucCan1.pri, whole genome shotgun sequence:
- the PYURF gene encoding protein preY, mitochondrial produces MLRVGRCRAAAALRRAASGGGRQEQDSARPQAPEPSLLRFLVCPLSKRPLRYEEATNELINEELGIAYPIIDGIPHMIPEAARATRKEPPAEHSQQP; encoded by the exons ATGCTGCGGGTTGGCCGGTGCCGGGCGGCGGCTGCGCTGCGGCGGGCGGCGAGCGGCGGCGGGAGGCAAGAGCAGGATTCAGCGCGGCCGCAGGCGCCGGAGCCGTCGCTGCTGCGCTTCCTGGTGTGCCCGCTCTCTAAGCGGCCACTGAG GTATGAAGAAGCTACCAACGAACTCATTAACGAGGAGCTGGGCATCGCGTACCCCATCATCGATGGCATCCCGCATATGATCCCTGAGGCTGCCAGGGCGACTCGGAAGGAGCCTCCAGCTGAGCACTCGCAGCAGCCCTGA
- the PIGY gene encoding phosphatidylinositol N-acetylglucosaminyltransferase subunit Y, which yields MAGGGVLPSLPTLTVLIPLLSLAGLFYSASVDENFPHGCTSTSSLCFYSLLLPVTIPVYVFFHLWTWMGIKLFRHN from the coding sequence ATGGCCGGGGGCGGGgtgctcccctccctgcccacacTGACTGTACTCATTCCCCTCCTGTCCCTAGCAGGCTTGTTTTACTCAGCCAGTGTAGATGAAAACTTCCCACATGGCTGCACCAGCACAAGCAGCCTCTGCTTCTACAGTCTCCTCCTTCCTGTTACAATACCGGTTTACGTGTTCTTCCATCTATGGACCTGGATGGGGATTAAGCTTTTTAGGCACAACTAA